From Bacillus basilensis, a single genomic window includes:
- the pepF gene encoding oligoendopeptidase F, which translates to MKDVIEKRHIRAEVPTELTWDLSDLFESDKEWETALRVLTNDIKKLDAFKGQLHTSPTTLLHCLLLEEELLMKLTKLYSYANLKESADRTNPVIQANSSKIAALWTKVHTALSFIHNEILSFDEGTIEKYITEETKLEPFRKSLLDILQKRPHTLSPETEEILAALGEVHSSPYKIYGMTKLADMDFTSIQDEQGKELPVSFALFESKYEFSPSVDIRRKAYSSFVSTLKRYKNTVATTYATEVKKQVTLSRLRKFESVTHMLLEPQKVPLEMYNNQLDIIYKELAPHMRRFADLKKRVLGLDQMLFCDLHAPLDPEFNPAITYEEAGKLIQDSLRVLGDEYSSIIEKGFKERWVDLADNVGKSTGAFCSSPYGSHPYILITWQNTMRGCFTLAHEFGHAGHFYLANKNQRIMNVRPSMYFVEAPSTMNELLLAQHLLATTDDKRMHRWVILQLLGTYYHNFVTHLLEGEYQRRVYTLAEEGEALTATTLTEIKTNVLSTFWGDSVEIDEGAGLTWMRQPHYYMGLYSYTYSAGLTASTAVAQMIKEEGQPAVDRWLDVLRAGGTMKPLELMKHAGVDMSKPDAIRKAVSYVGSLIDQLERSYQE; encoded by the coding sequence ATGAAAGATGTAATTGAGAAACGCCATATTCGTGCAGAAGTTCCTACTGAACTAACATGGGACCTCTCTGATTTATTCGAATCTGATAAAGAGTGGGAAACTGCATTACGTGTATTAACAAATGATATAAAAAAACTTGATGCGTTTAAAGGGCAATTACACACTAGCCCCACTACCTTATTACATTGCCTACTTTTAGAAGAAGAGCTTTTAATGAAGTTAACAAAACTATACTCCTATGCAAATTTAAAAGAATCTGCTGATCGTACAAATCCAGTTATTCAAGCGAACTCTTCCAAAATTGCTGCTTTATGGACGAAAGTACATACTGCACTTTCCTTTATTCACAATGAAATCCTTTCATTCGATGAAGGCACAATTGAAAAATATATAACTGAAGAAACAAAACTTGAACCTTTCCGTAAATCATTACTAGACATACTACAAAAAAGGCCGCACACGCTCTCTCCCGAAACAGAAGAAATTCTTGCTGCGCTTGGTGAAGTACATAGTTCTCCATACAAAATTTACGGTATGACTAAATTAGCCGATATGGATTTTACCTCCATACAAGACGAACAAGGAAAGGAACTCCCTGTCTCATTTGCATTATTTGAGAGCAAATATGAGTTTTCTCCAAGCGTAGACATACGTAGAAAAGCATACTCATCATTTGTTTCCACCTTGAAACGATATAAAAATACAGTGGCAACAACATATGCGACTGAAGTAAAAAAACAAGTAACACTTTCTCGTTTACGCAAATTTGAATCTGTTACTCATATGCTTTTAGAACCACAAAAAGTCCCACTTGAAATGTATAACAATCAACTTGATATTATTTATAAAGAATTAGCGCCTCATATGCGCCGTTTTGCAGATTTAAAAAAGAGAGTATTAGGACTCGATCAAATGCTGTTCTGCGACTTACATGCACCTTTAGATCCCGAATTTAATCCGGCAATTACTTACGAAGAAGCTGGAAAACTTATTCAAGACTCTTTACGAGTACTCGGCGATGAATATAGTTCCATTATCGAAAAAGGATTCAAAGAAAGATGGGTCGATCTTGCAGATAACGTAGGCAAATCAACTGGAGCATTTTGTTCAAGCCCATATGGTTCTCATCCATACATTTTAATTACATGGCAAAATACGATGCGTGGATGCTTCACATTAGCCCATGAATTTGGGCATGCTGGTCATTTTTATTTAGCAAATAAAAACCAGCGTATTATGAATGTACGTCCATCCATGTACTTTGTTGAAGCACCCTCTACAATGAATGAATTATTATTAGCCCAGCATTTATTAGCGACTACTGACGATAAGAGAATGCACAGATGGGTGATTCTGCAACTACTCGGCACATATTATCATAACTTTGTTACTCACTTACTTGAGGGAGAATACCAAAGAAGAGTGTACACTCTAGCAGAAGAAGGAGAAGCACTTACAGCCACAACTTTAACTGAAATAAAAACAAATGTACTTTCGACATTCTGGGGTGATTCTGTAGAAATTGATGAAGGTGCTGGCTTAACTTGGATGCGTCAACCTCATTATTATATGGGCTTATACTCTTACACCTATTCCGCAGGCCTCACTGCATCTACTGCGGTAGCTCAAATGATTAAAGAGGAAGGGCAACCTGCCGTTGATCGTTGGTTAGATGTACTTCGCGCTGGTGGTACGATGAAACCACTTGAATTAATGAAACACGCCGGAGTAGATATGTCAAAACCAGATGCAATCCGTAAAGCTGTTTCTTACGTCGGTTCCTTAATCGATCAATT